One Thiocapsa sp. genomic window, TCTTGCCTGATAGTATTCGCCAATCCCAGTTGAGAACCGGAAGGCGCGGTATTTTAAGATTAAAGTTGAATAGCGAAATTTCGTTTCTCGGTAAAGAAATGAAAGCATAGCGCTTAATAAACAGCGGGATCTTGCGGACAATCTTCTCAAACTCTTGATATGGCATGTGCTCCATAATCTCAAACGCCATTAGGTGGTCGTATTTTTCTTGGAAATCAAAGTCAACAGCGTTTGCAACGATATCTGGTTTCTTCTCTGGATCGATGTCGAGCGTGGATACATGAAAACCCTTACTACGACAATAGTTTGCTGCGAATCCACTACCTACTCCAATCTCTAAAATGGACTCGTCTTTTTCATTCCGAGAAAGCCCCTCCATCAGCTTCTGTTGGAACCAGTAGAACTCCCAATGCTGCAAACTCTCAAGTCGCCTTGTCCACTCCGCACTATATTTATATACCACGCCGTTGCGGCACTGAGAATTTAGATATCTTTTTGTCATACAAGTTATCGGCTCGATGTATTTTTATCGATAAACTGGAATCGATATGACCAAAAGAAAAGCGCGGTTAACATAGCCGCCGCCCAGAGTACAAGTATAGAATCTTTCAGAATCAACGCAAAAGCCAATGCGATAGCAAAGTGCGGAGCGGTTTGCAGCAAAGTATCCTTGATAAATGGGACGAGAGACTTAACGCGTACGTCGGCGTGGTGAAGAACGAGAGCCATGAGATAACCATAGACAGCCACGCCCGACAATGAAAACAGAACGAGTGCAATAATGACGCTATCAAGCAGAGCGCCTACCGCTAGAGCAACAAAACGCGACGAGAAGATAAGAATCTGGATCTTTAGCCCCTGCTCTTGCCGTCCCAGTACACCAAATAGATTGCTCATCGGACTCGACACGAACCAGACGAGAGACCAGATGCTAAGAATCTGAGTGTAGACGCCGGCTTCCGCCCATCGTTCACCAAAAACCACGACGTATAGATCGCGCCCAATGATCGTAAGCATCAGCGTCGGAAGAAGTGCAACCAAGAAGAGCCGCTTGAACAAAGCTTCTACCAAAGGTCCTAACTGTCCGGCGTTATGCGCCTCTGCCGCCCGCTGGTGAAAGACCTGTGAGATTGCGCCGCCGATCAGGCTCATCGGCATCTGAAGGATACGGAACCCCAAAGCGTAGAAACCTGCCACGGCGGGGGAAAAGAACCCGCCCAGCATCAACACTGGGAGTTGCCAGGAGATTGTATTCAACAAACCGGCCCAACTGCCATAGAGCGGAAACTTGCGGTGCCGTTTTAGGCCAGCCCACATCTCTTGCCAGGTGATGCAAGCGAGTATGGACCGACCGTTGTCGCGCCAGATCTGCCCGCCCAGGACGCTCGTTGCCACTGCTTGACCGCCGAGATTTGCAGCAATCAAAGCACCTCCCGTCGCATGGCCAGCGAGGCCCGCACCCAGGCTGCCAGAAGTATTCGCCAGGGCGCTGGTCACCCGCGCGATGGACAAACGCGTAAAGTGTTTGGTCCGGGTATTCCAGTAATTCAGCGCCGTGAAGAGGCCGCTAACCAATACCGTGACCGGCACCAGCCAGAGGTAGGGGGCCAACTCGGGCATCCGGATCCAGCGGATGATGTCGGAACCGCTAGACCAGACGAGCAGTAGCGTTAGGAGAGTCATCAGGACTGTGAAGACGAGACTGACTGCTAGCAGGTTGGCGGCCTCCCTATCGTTGTCCGGCAGCACGATCGACAGCTCATAGCGCATGCAAGCGACCACGCCGAGGATGCCGGTGAGGGAAGCGAATAGCGCGCCGACGCCGAAGGCTTCAGGGGCATAGAGGCGCGTTAGGATCGGCGCGGCAAGTAGGGCAATGATCTGGGCCAGGCCAGTCCCGGAAACGAGTCGGAGGACGTCGCTTTTGAAGGTCGTATTCCATGCTTCTGGTGGATGAAAAGTCATTCAGGAGTTATGTATTCCCTGTTGCGCTCGCAGGGGCGTTTGGCCAAGCATCACTTGGCGGATCAGCAGCCGGCATCGTCTCCGCGCATCCCCCAGGGACTCGGTCATTGTGGCTCCAACTGGCCGTGGTCCAGCCGATACGCTTGCCCGCTGGCGCGGCAAACGGCGTGCCCGCTTCCCGCGAGCGGGAGGTGCAGGCGTTCACCATGGGCGCTCATCCATCCGGTCTGACGCGCCGGTAAGCCGGTCATCAGAGCATAGGGCTTGATGTCTTTGGTGATGACGGCGCCCGCGCCGATGAAGGCATGTTCGCCAATGGTCACGCCGCAGATAATGGTGCAGTTGGCGCCGAGCGTAGCGCCCCGCCGAACCAGCGTGGGACGGTATTCGTGTTTGCGGGAAACGGCCGAGCGCGGGTTGTAGACATTGGTGAAGACCATGCTGGGGCCGCAGAAGACGTCGTCTTCCAGGGTGACGCCGTCGTAGACGGAGACGTTGTTTTGGATCTTGACGTTGTCGCCGATGACAACGCGGTTGCCGATGAAAACGTTCTGCCCCAGCGAGCAGCCTCGGCCGATGCGTGCGCCGGCACACACATGGACCCAGTGCCAGATGCGGCTACCCACCCCGATTTGGGCGCCTGCGTCGATGATGGCGGTGGGGTGGGCGGTGAAGTCCATGCTCACGGGTCTCAGCGTGCTTGCTTACAGAACGGATGATAGTCGCTTTGCAGACCTTGGGGGGCGGCGTTTCGGATCTGATAGACGGTCTCGACGGCTGCCCGCGCAGCATCCACGCCGAAGCCCTCCCCGGCTAGGATGTGGCGATAGCTGTCGGTATGCAGGTCGGTAAAGCCTTCGGAGAACTCGATTTCCTCGCCGTCAAGTGTGATCGAGCGATAGGTACGCTGGCCCTGGGCGCGCTGGGCCTCTGGCAGGTGCTCGGCGTTGACCGACAGGAACCAGCGTACGTGCGCATGCGCGAGCTCAAGGTGCCCGGCCGCACAGTCTTCGCGATTTAGGTGGACGGTACTGTAGCGGACGTTGCCGAAGACCCAGGCGAGCATGTCGAAGAAGTGAACACCGATGTTGGTGGCGATGCCGCCGGATTTTTCGATGTCGCCCTTCCAACTGCGCTGGTACCACTTGCCGCGCGAGGTGATGTAGGTGACCTCGACCTGGTGCATACGGTCGCCGGCGGCTTGGACGGACTCTCTCAGCGCGATGATGCTGGGGTGCAGGCGCAGTTGCAGGATGTTGTAGATGCGTGCTCCCGTCTCTGCCTCGATCTCTTGCAGACCGTCGATGTTCCAGGGGTTGAGTACAAGGGGCTTTTCGCAGATGGCGTTGGCGCGGTTGCGCAAGGCGAGCCTGATGTGGGCGTCGTGCAGGTAGTTGGGCGAGCAGATGCTGACGTAGTCGACAGGCGTGCCTTTGCGGCGGAGTTTGTCGATGTGGCGGTCGAAGCGCTCGGACTCGGTAAAGAAATCCGCGGTCGGGAAATAGCTGTCGATGACGCCGACGCTGTCGTTGGGGTCGAGCGCTGCGATCAGGTGGTTGCCGGTGTCTTTGATAGCGCGCATGTGGCGCGGTGCAACAAAGCCGGCGGCGCCGATGAGGGCGAAGGTTTTGGAGTCCATCTGTCGTGCCGTTGCGGTCGGTGAGGTGTTAGGTGACGTCTTGGGAGTCTGAAACCCGGTTGCCTGCTCATGCCCCTTTTTGCCAGCCGTGTGAAAGCCCTGATGCGCGTCGCGCGAACTGGGTGGCAAGTTCGGATTGGATTTTTATAACCCCGCCCACTTTAACACCCACAGAAGGGTGGCGAGCGCGGAAAGATCGTAGAGAAGCGGGCTAAACAACCTCTCGGCGGTCTCATTCTGACACCTCGTCTAGCGACCCTCCGGTCCGAACGGCAGCATCCAGCTTGTCTCGAACTATCGGAATCATCGCACGCACGAAGCGATCCGTTAGGTGTTGACTGTCACGAAAAACCAGCAAACCATCCTCGGTGACGGCGTTGCAGATCCCGGCGGGACAGACAATCTCGCTCAAGTCGAGAAGGTGGACATTGCCGAAGCGCTCGACAGCCTGGCTGAGGTCGCGCGTGGACCGCTCGACGAGCCGTCGGCGATCCGTCGCCTGACAGGCAGTGCGGCCGATCTTTCCGTCCGACGACAGGTTTCGCGCCACACAACCGGGGCCATCGAAGGGCAGGCTCGGTGTTCCGGGAACAACGACGACGTTCTCTGCCGCGTTGCTGAGCCGCGAAAACACGCGGGCACTCCCTTCAATCCACTGGGTTTCGGTGAAATCGTAGGTGGCTGCGCTGCCCGTGATCACCACCTCCGGTCGGATACGCTCGATCTCTGCCAGGACCGCGTCGCGCCATTCGTTGCAGACAGTGTAGACCTGTCCGATCCTCGGGTAGAAATAGTCTTCATCGACCATCGCGCAGGCGGATTTCGTCAAGACGACGATGCGCCAAGCGGGTGCCGGAAACAGGGCCGGCACCATCGAAAACCATTGTGCCAGGATGCTGTCCCCCACCAGAACAACGGTGCGGGGCGCGTCGTCCGGTCCGAAGATGCAGGGCTCCACATCGGCGTGGTGGTACCAGGCATCGCAGGGCATCCGGTAGATCACCGGAAGATCCGTCTGCCATTCGGTCATGTTCGCACCCGGCATATCGTCGGCCTTCGGTGCAAGTCCGCGCCAGAGATGGAAGAGCACGGCGATCAGGGCGGCCATGATCAAGAGGCTGATAAGAAGAACCCTTCGCGGTTCCGCGTGACTGAAACGGCCTTTCCAGATGGGGTACTCGACCAAGCGGTAGCTGAGGATCGCGGCCAGGAGGGACAGCAGCACCAGACCCAGAGTCGGGATGGGTTGACCTTCGAAGCCGAGGGAGAAGCCGAGCATCAGCACCGGCCAATGCCACAGATACCAGGAGTAGGAGCGATCGCCCAACCAGACGAGCACGGGATGGGCGAGCGGCCCGACCTGCCCTCCGGCCAGAGCGTGTCCGGCGGCGATGACGAGGGCGGTTCCCAATGAGGGGATGAGCGCCCAGAACCCCGGATAGCCGAGCTGCGGATGCAGAAACAGGGCGCTCCCCGCAATCATGGCCAGTCCGCAGCCGAGCGCCGCCCGGGCGATGATCCCGGAGGGTAGAAGTGACCGGATGCGTGGATGGTCCGCGACGCGTGGCGCGTTGAGTGGTGATGTCTCGGACAGGGCCAGGAAGACGACAGCACCGAGTGCAAACTGCCAGATGCGCGAGGGCATCAGGTAGAAGGCGAAGCCGGGTGTCGTGGATGTCCAGATCAGTGCGAGGGCGAGGCTGGCGACGAGGAGCAATCCCAGGCCCCACCACCAGACGCCGTGTCGATGCGCGAAACGCGTGTCGCCGCGGGCGATCAGGAAGAGCCCGAACAGGATCGGCGGCCAGATGATGTAGAACTGCTCCTCGACACCGAGAGACCAGGTGTGCAGGAAGAGATCTCGAGCGGCCAGCTCGTTGAAGTAGTCCACGCCGAGGAAGGCGAAGTAGAGGTTGCTGGACCATGCAGCGGCGAAGGGTGCGGAAGCCAGTTGCGCACGCGCTTCAAGATCCGACAGGAGCCAGAGCGCAGCGGCCGTGCCGACGACGAGCATCGCCGCGAGGGCGGGCAGAAGGCGTTTCAGCCGCCTGGCGTAAAAGCGCAGAAAGCGGATGCAGCCGGTTTGGCGAAGCTCGCGGATCAGGAGTCCGCTGATCAAGTAGCCGGAGAGGACAAAGAAGACATCGACACCGATAAAGCCGCCTTGTGCGAACGGCACGTTCGCATGCGCGAGGACAACGAGGAGGATGGCGATGGCGGGCAATCCTTGCAGGTCAGGGCGGAAATCCGGTCGATCCGAGGACGTGAACATGGGCGTACGCTCCGTGCGAGTCGGGGGGCATGGTACACCGATGGGGAATCGTTTTTGAGGAGCCGGTTGGGATTCAGAGCTGGCGTCGACGTCTTCGCGCTCCGCGCTCCGGGGACGATCGCGCTGCACGATCATGCCGCTTGGCGGTGGGCTGACGACGCGGAGACTTTAGGCGATTTCCGGGAATGAGCATCCCGGCCGTGCATGCCTCCAATGGTTACCGGGCGACTAAAGTCGCCCCTTGTTGGTCGATGCAGTCCCGGAAATCGCCTTCTCGTGTGCGATCGGGTAAAATTCGCGACGATACGAACACGCTACGGAGAGGCCCATGCGCAAGCCCACCGCCGATCGCGACGATTATGATTCCCCCTGGAAGGATCTGCTCGATCGCTGGCAGCGTCCGTTTCTGGAATTCTTCTTCCCGAGGATCGCGGCCGACATCGACTGGTCGCGCGGCTTCGAGTTTCTCGACAAGGAGCTGCAGAAGGTCACGCGCCGCGCCGTAGTCGGGCGACGGTATGTCGATAAGCTGGTCAAGGTCTGGCGCACGGGCGGCGAGGAGACCTGGGTGCTGATCCACACCGAGGTGCAGGGCGAGCCGGATCCGGGGTTTGCGCGGCGGCTCTATACCTACCATTCGCGGCTGATGGACCGTTACGATCGTCCGGTCGCGACCTTGGTGATCCTGGCCGATGAGCGGCGCGACTGGCGCCCGGAGCACTATCGTCATGCCCTCTGGGGCTGCGAGGCGGTGCTGGTGTTTCCGGTCGTGAAGTTGCTGGATTTCAAGTCCCGCACGGCCGAGCTGGAGGCCAGTACCAATCCGTTCGCGCTGGTCGTCCTGGCGCAGTTGGCCGCCACCGCGACCAAACGCGACCCGACCGCGCGGCTGGATCGCAAGATCGGGCTGACCCGGCGGCTGTACCGTTTCGGCCTGAGCCGCGACGAGGTGCTGAGTCTGTATGCCTTCATCGATTGGGTGATGACGTTGCCCGCGCCGCTGGAGGACGACTACCATCGGGCCATTCAAGCCATCGAAGAGGCGGAGCAAATGCGATACGTGACCACGGCCGAGCGAATCGGCATTCGGAAGGGGATGGAACGCGGGATGGAGCGCGGGATGGAACGGGGTCTGGAGAGGGGTCTGGAACGGGGTCTGGAGCGGGGTCTGGAATCCGAACGTGCATTGCTGCAGCGCCAAGCTCGGCGGCGCTTCGGGGATGCGGTCGCCGAGCGCGCCGCTGTGCTGTTGGCGCTGATTCGGGCGCCGGAGACTCTCGAGCAGCTCGGCGAAGCCCTGCTCGACGATGACAACGGCGAGGTCTGGTTGACGGCGGTGCAGGCGCAGGCTGAACGCGCGGACGATCGCATCGATGCCGCGGGAGACCCCTCGCCGGCAGGATGAAGGCGCGGTCGCCCGAGCGGGGTCAGGGTAGGATGTTCAATCCCCCGGGGAAACCTCGGGGTCACCATTTAGCTGACCCCGATCAATGGCGCGACCTCTTTTCTCGCACCCATGCACGCTCGTGTCGGTCGGGAAGTGCCACTTTGGTACCGTCAACGCGCCCGCGGTTCTCGTTGAAAGGTCGCGGATTCACTCCGATCCGCGCCAGTCACCCTTCTGGATCAAGGCGGTGGGGCTGCTCCGTTGGGAGTAGACACCCGGCCCCTGGCTCTTGCGAGCCCCGGAAAATCGTCGGTGCCCCACCAAGGTCCAAGTGGACCACGGAGGTGGGTGCGGGGCGGGGGCGCGGATCCCTAAAATCCAGGCGTCCCCGCCCCGCACCCACCGGGCCGCGGATTCACAGATCGCTGGCTCGGTGCCATGTCGGCACCGTCCAACCCCGTGCTGGCTCGATGGCGGAGGCGTCTCGGTCACAACCGTTGCTCCCTGACGAATGTCGGCGGGAGATGTGCCGGCGGCCAATCAGGTCTGGAGGCTGTCCGCCAACCCCTTGTCCTGGCTCACCGGCGCATCGCCCATAGCCCTTCAGGCGAAGGCCCGATTGACATCGAAGTCGGTCCCCTCGCGCAGCATGTAGTAACAGGCCCGTGCCAGCTTGTGCGCCACCGTCTTGATGGCGACTACGCCATTGGTCCGCGCGCGCTTGCGCTGGTAGTAACGCTTGATCGCGGGGTTGTAGCGTACCGCGAAGTTGGCCGCCTCCAGATAGGCCCAGGCGAGATATTTGTTGCCGCTCTTGGTGTTGCCCCGGCCCTTGCGTTTGCCGTTGGAGAGCCGCTCGCTGCCGACGAGGCGACAGTAGGAAGCGTAGTTGCCGACCCGGGCAAAGCGCTCGATGGGTCCGGTCTCCAACAGGATCGTCAACCCCAGCACCTGACCAATGCCGCTGGTGCCGAGCAGATGCCGGTACTCGGGCCGGCCTCTGACTTGCGCGCAGGCCTCGCGCTCCAACAGATCGATCGCCGCCTCTTGGCCGCGCATGGCCAGCAGGGTGCTCTGCACCGCCAGGGCCAAGTGCACATCCGGCAGCAACTCGCCCACGGTCTCGGTCGTCAGGCGTCGGATCGCATTGGCGCTCAGCGAGCGCCCGCGGTTGCGCGAGAACAGGTTCTGCACCGCCAGGACGTTGGCCGTATGTTGCTGGACCAGGCGACTGCGCCGTCGCAGCAGATCGCGCACGGCACGCTGTTCCTTGGGGTAGATATAACCCTCCGGCAACAGCCCAAGACGCAGCAGCTTGGCCAACCAGGCGGCGTCGGAATCGTCGTCGCTGTACTTCAGCCCGCTGTACTGCACGATCGCCGCGGTGTTGGCCAAGTGCACCCGATAGCCCGCATCCATCAAGGCATCGACCAGCCAGTACCAGTTGTACGTCGATTCCACCACCAGTCCCGTGATCGCTTCGCGATACGGTGCCAAGGATTCCAGCACCAGCGCCGCGTCGTTCGCCAACCGCTTGCGATAGACCACGCGGTCTTCTTCGTCCAAAAGGGCCACGACGCTATTGTTGGAATGCAGATCGATTCCGCCGTAGAGTTTCATCGTCGACTCCTCCTGCCGGGTCTCCAGCTCTGGTGTTTTCTTCTACCTTAACTGTAGGCCCGCGGGCGGGGTCGGCTAGATGTTTATCAGGTCTTGACTCGTGCCTTTTCTCATCAGGGGGCGGGCGGATCGGGAAAGTCAGTGCCGCATTCTGCCGTTGGCCGTCGGGACGGTGGAAGAGGACGACTGCAAAGTCGTCCGGAGTAAAAGGGGACGGAGTAAAAGGGGACACGCGAAGAAAGGGGACGGATTTATTTTCCAGCCATCCCGCCCTTACTAGCCCAACCCATCGGGTCTTTCCTTGCTGAACACAGCCGAAGCGGTGTCACGAGCGCCACCACCCGCCACGCGGACGACACTCACAGGGCAGTTCAAGCCGCCCGCGGCCTGACGTCCTGCTCCAGACGCTCGCCCAGGCGCTTGCGAGCCTCCTCAAGGTCGTAGTCCGCCTGGAGACCCATCCAGAACTCCTCCGATGTCCCGAAGTACCGCGCCAGGCGCAAGGCCGTATCGGCGGTGACGGCGCGCTGAGCGTGGACAATCTCGTTGATGCGCCGCGGTGGAACCCCGATGTCACGCGCCAGCCCGTTCTGGCTGACGCCCATGGGTATCAGAAACTCTTCGAGCAGCACCTCGCCGGGGTGTATGTTGTCGATGACAGGGGTCATGTCGCTCCTCAATGTCAATGGTAATCGACGATCTCGACGGCATCCGCATTCCCGTCGCTCCAGACGAAGCAGATGCGCCACTGCCGATTGATGCGGATGCTGTACTGCCCCGCGCGATCCCCACGCAGGGACTCCAGGCGATTGGCCGGGGGTATGCGCAAATCTTCCAGGGAGCGGGCATTGTTCAGCATACGGAGCTTGCGCCGGGCGATCTTCTGGACCTCCGAAGGGAGTCGGCGATCGCCCTCGCCGCCCCAGATCCGCTCGGTCGTCTTGTCGCGAAATGCGCTTATCATGAACTTAACTATAGCGCCAGGCGTTATGGGTCACAACGGGAAAAAAGCACGTGGGCCACGGGGTCGGCCACGGGGTCACCATTTAGCTGACCCCGATCAATGGCGCGACCTCTTATCTCGCACCCATGCACGCTCGTGTCGGTCGGGAAGTGCGACATTGGTAACGCCAACGCGCCCGCAAAGAGTCGTGAAGAAGACAGGCAGCGCACGCGGGGTTGGCCGCCACGGGGCTTGTTGGTGTAGGATCCGCGGCGTTTCGAGGCCCCGACCGAGCGGATGCGTGCATGATGCTGAACATTCAGAACCTGATCGACGATGCGAAGTGCTACGACACCATCCGCGAGCTGCGCTGGCCGGAGGGGGTGCGCTGCGTGCATTGCCACGCGGCAGCCGTCACCAAGCGTCGTTGCTGCGGCCCCACCGCGGCATTTCGCAGGAGAGCTTGCCGGTGTACCTGAGCTTCTTTCAGTTCGTCCACAATGCTCGTGTCCGAGGCAAAGGCCTGTTGAACTCACTGGCGGCGCTCCTGGGCTAACTGTCCGAAACACATAAAGAGCCTGCCTTTTCAGAGCTACCTTTAAAGCCATGCCCAGACCCCGATCCCGGGGTCAATTCTGTCCTCGTGACAGTCCAGAGCGTCACGAGCGCCATCACCCGCCAGGCGGGCGACCCTCAAAGGGCCGTGCAAGCCGCCCGCGGCCTGACGTCCCGATCCAGACGCTCGCCCAGGCGCTTGCAAGCCTCCTCAAGGTCGTCGTCCGCCTGTAGACCCACAACGGGGACACCAACCATCACGCCGCGATCTGTCCCAGCTAGCGAAGTTTGTCCAAGGTATCCGGGAACTTTCGCACCATCAGGATCAGCGCGGCCGCCTGAGCATTCGGCCTAGCGCGGCCCTGCTCCCAGTTCTCCAGGGTGCGGGTAGAGTCGAGTAAAAGGATAGAGTAGAGAGCAGGTTGCCAGCGCTGTAGTCCCGGCTTATCCGTTTCCGCCCCTTTCGTTTGGCGGTGCCTAAGTAGCCCGGGCGTGGTGCTGACAACCAGCCCTCCCTCATCAAACCGTGCATGCGGTTTTCCCGCACACGGCTTTCCGATGTGCTTCACAACAAGGCATGCACAACTTCAGTTGCTTGGCCTTGCCGTAGAGCGACCTCTGTAGCGTCCTGATCGTATTCGGAGTGACTAGCGATGAACGCAATCTCCCGATCCTCCTTCCATCACGGGCGACAGCGATTTCGTGACCTTATACGCTGGCGTTGGTGGTCTGGCCCACTTCCCGTCATGGATCTCCAGCACTGGACAGATCAGTCTT contains:
- a CDS encoding methyltransferase domain-containing protein, producing MTKRYLNSQCRNGVVYKYSAEWTRRLESLQHWEFYWFQQKLMEGLSRNEKDESILEIGVGSGFAANYCRSKGFHVSTLDIDPEKKPDIVANAVDFDFQEKYDHLMAFEIMEHMPYQEFEKIVRKIPLFIKRYAFISLPRNEISLFNFNLKIPRLPVLNWDWRILSGKIRTEAHHWELDHGNTTTERVESLFDDVGLKIEKQLAHRYIRFYALQVD
- a CDS encoding oligosaccharide flippase family protein is translated as MTFHPPEAWNTTFKSDVLRLVSGTGLAQIIALLAAPILTRLYAPEAFGVGALFASLTGILGVVACMRYELSIVLPDNDREAANLLAVSLVFTVLMTLLTLLLVWSSGSDIIRWIRMPELAPYLWLVPVTVLVSGLFTALNYWNTRTKHFTRLSIARVTSALANTSGSLGAGLAGHATGGALIAANLGGQAVATSVLGGQIWRDNGRSILACITWQEMWAGLKRHRKFPLYGSWAGLLNTISWQLPVLMLGGFFSPAVAGFYALGFRILQMPMSLIGGAISQVFHQRAAEAHNAGQLGPLVEALFKRLFLVALLPTLMLTIIGRDLYVVVFGERWAEAGVYTQILSIWSLVWFVSSPMSNLFGVLGRQEQGLKIQILIFSSRFVALAVGALLDSVIIALVLFSLSGVAVYGYLMALVLHHADVRVKSLVPFIKDTLLQTAPHFAIALAFALILKDSILVLWAAAMLTALFFWSYRFQFIDKNTSSR
- a CDS encoding acyltransferase — protein: MDFTAHPTAIIDAGAQIGVGSRIWHWVHVCAGARIGRGCSLGQNVFIGNRVVIGDNVKIQNNVSVYDGVTLEDDVFCGPSMVFTNVYNPRSAVSRKHEYRPTLVRRGATLGANCTIICGVTIGEHAFIGAGAVITKDIKPYALMTGLPARQTGWMSAHGERLHLPLAGSGHAVCRASGQAYRLDHGQLEPQ
- a CDS encoding Gfo/Idh/MocA family oxidoreductase — protein: MDSKTFALIGAAGFVAPRHMRAIKDTGNHLIAALDPNDSVGVIDSYFPTADFFTESERFDRHIDKLRRKGTPVDYVSICSPNYLHDAHIRLALRNRANAICEKPLVLNPWNIDGLQEIEAETGARIYNILQLRLHPSIIALRESVQAAGDRMHQVEVTYITSRGKWYQRSWKGDIEKSGGIATNIGVHFFDMLAWVFGNVRYSTVHLNREDCAAGHLELAHAHVRWFLSVNAEHLPEAQRAQGQRTYRSITLDGEEIEFSEGFTDLHTDSYRHILAGEGFGVDAARAAVETVYQIRNAAPQGLQSDYHPFCKQAR
- a CDS encoding acyltransferase family protein encodes the protein MFTSSDRPDFRPDLQGLPAIAILLVVLAHANVPFAQGGFIGVDVFFVLSGYLISGLLIRELRQTGCIRFLRFYARRLKRLLPALAAMLVVGTAAALWLLSDLEARAQLASAPFAAAWSSNLYFAFLGVDYFNELAARDLFLHTWSLGVEEQFYIIWPPILFGLFLIARGDTRFAHRHGVWWWGLGLLLVASLALALIWTSTTPGFAFYLMPSRIWQFALGAVVFLALSETSPLNAPRVADHPRIRSLLPSGIIARAALGCGLAMIAGSALFLHPQLGYPGFWALIPSLGTALVIAAGHALAGGQVGPLAHPVLVWLGDRSYSWYLWHWPVLMLGFSLGFEGQPIPTLGLVLLSLLAAILSYRLVEYPIWKGRFSHAEPRRVLLISLLIMAALIAVLFHLWRGLAPKADDMPGANMTEWQTDLPVIYRMPCDAWYHHADVEPCIFGPDDAPRTVVLVGDSILAQWFSMVPALFPAPAWRIVVLTKSACAMVDEDYFYPRIGQVYTVCNEWRDAVLAEIERIRPEVVITGSAATYDFTETQWIEGSARVFSRLSNAAENVVVVPGTPSLPFDGPGCVARNLSSDGKIGRTACQATDRRRLVERSTRDLSQAVERFGNVHLLDLSEIVCPAGICNAVTEDGLLVFRDSQHLTDRFVRAMIPIVRDKLDAAVRTGGSLDEVSE
- a CDS encoding cytosolic protein — protein: MRKPTADRDDYDSPWKDLLDRWQRPFLEFFFPRIAADIDWSRGFEFLDKELQKVTRRAVVGRRYVDKLVKVWRTGGEETWVLIHTEVQGEPDPGFARRLYTYHSRLMDRYDRPVATLVILADERRDWRPEHYRHALWGCEAVLVFPVVKLLDFKSRTAELEASTNPFALVVLAQLAATATKRDPTARLDRKIGLTRRLYRFGLSRDEVLSLYAFIDWVMTLPAPLEDDYHRAIQAIEEAEQMRYVTTAERIGIRKGMERGMERGMERGLERGLERGLERGLESERALLQRQARRRFGDAVAERAAVLLALIRAPETLEQLGEALLDDDNGEVWLTAVQAQAERADDRIDAAGDPSPAG
- a CDS encoding IS110 family transposase, producing MKLYGGIDLHSNNSVVALLDEEDRVVYRKRLANDAALVLESLAPYREAITGLVVESTYNWYWLVDALMDAGYRVHLANTAAIVQYSGLKYSDDDSDAAWLAKLLRLGLLPEGYIYPKEQRAVRDLLRRRSRLVQQHTANVLAVQNLFSRNRGRSLSANAIRRLTTETVGELLPDVHLALAVQSTLLAMRGQEAAIDLLEREACAQVRGRPEYRHLLGTSGIGQVLGLTILLETGPIERFARVGNYASYCRLVGSERLSNGKRKGRGNTKSGNKYLAWAYLEAANFAVRYNPAIKRYYQRKRARTNGVVAIKTVAHKLARACYYMLREGTDFDVNRAFA
- a CDS encoding HigA family addiction module antitoxin, which gives rise to MTPVIDNIHPGEVLLEEFLIPMGVSQNGLARDIGVPPRRINEIVHAQRAVTADTALRLARYFGTSEEFWMGLQADYDLEEARKRLGERLEQDVRPRAA
- a CDS encoding type II toxin-antitoxin system RelE/ParE family toxin, with the protein product MISAFRDKTTERIWGGEGDRRLPSEVQKIARRKLRMLNNARSLEDLRIPPANRLESLRGDRAGQYSIRINRQWRICFVWSDGNADAVEIVDYH